From the genome of Deltaproteobacteria bacterium:
AGCGAAGCGCCCTGGCCCCCGAGCCTGAGAAAGCCACCGGTAACGATAACTCTCAAGCAAACTGATTCCTAAACAACAGGTTAATAAGTTTTATGGAGGAAGCGGAATTTAAGGAGCGGGGAAGGGCAGGAAAGAAAAAAAGGATAAAAGAAGTTGAAAAGCTCTCGGCCCTGTGATAATCTGCCTTCCAAAAAGGAAAACAGGTAGGGAAACTACAAATTTTAGGAGGGAGCAATGGATTATGAAGATATTCTCTACGAGGCGAAGGAGGGAATCGCCAAGATCGTCATCAATCGGCCCAAGGTGTACAACGCTTTTCGGGTAAAAACCGTGGATGAACTTATTGATGCTTTTGAGAGAGCCGAAGCGGACGAAACAGTGGGAGTGGTCATTTTCACCGGCGCCGGGGAGAAGGCCTTTTGCTCGGGAGGGGATATCTCGGTCATGGGGAAACTCACTCCCAGCATCGGCAGAGCGTGGTTGGGCAAATGCCTCCAACTTTCCAACACCATGCGTTGGCTGAGTAAGCCGATCATCGCAGCGGTAAACGGGTATTGCCTGGGTGGCGGCAACGAGCTCAACGTGCTCTGCGATATCACCATTGCTTCGGAAACAGCTGTTTTCGGCCAGGTGGGGCCGACGGTGGGCAGCTCTCCCATCTGGTGGGGCATTCAGCTGCTTCCCAGGATTGTGGGGGAAAAGAAAGCTCGCGAGATGGTCTTCCTGTGCAAAAGGTACGACGCCCGGGAGGCTGAAAAGATGGGATTGTGCAACAAAGTCGTTCCAGCTGACAAACTCATGGAAGAGGCCGAGGCCTGGGCCAAGAGAATTTTGGAAATGAGCCCTCAGGCCATTAAAATCGCGAGGGCATCTTTCAACCACGCCCTTGATCTCCTACTGGCTTCCTCGTATGCCGGAAGCGAGATGTTAGGGTTGACTTACGGGTCGGCGGAACTCACCGAAGGAATGGATGCCTTTCTAGAAAAACGCAAGCCCGACTTTGGCAAATTTCGCCGGGGGAGTTCTTCAGGAGATTAAAAGAGGCTTTCCCCTTTTGTTACTGGCCCAAAAAATTCATGCTCGGGCATTCTCCCTCAGCCTTTTTGTAAAAATTCTTCGAGGGTAAGTCCGGGGACACGGGCCAGAGGTCTTCCAGGGTAAACTCCTTCCCTTATATCCCCCCAGCTCTTTGCTCTTTGAGCTTTAAGCGAAACTACCGGACCAAAAGCAATTGGCCATCATGCTGGATTCCCAGTCCATGTTTTACTGCGGTTTTGATCTGAGGCAGGTTCCAGGCATCACCCGTCAGGTGGTTGACGGCGGCGTAGTTCTGGAGGAGCCGAACCCCCTGCACGTCCAGAGCCACTGGATCCCCAGAAGCCAGGACGACTCCTGGATGGACAGCCAGCCCGATAGCCGGCCCACCACTGACGAAGGAGACTCGTCCATCCATGATGATCAGATCGGGCTTGACGGGGATGCTCATTTCTACAGCCCGTTGGGAAACAAACATGTTGTTATCCCCATGGAGGAGGGTTCGGTCGGCCAGGTGGGTCATGCCCACAGTAAGCTTTAGGCTCATGGAAAACCCGGCCAGGTAGTGGGTCTTCATCGTGGGTAAGTAGATGATTTTATCGAAGCTTTCCAGATCCTTGGGGTAAGCGATGAGGTCGAGGTATTCTCCTGAAATGGGCACATTTAAGAATTGGGATTTATCAAAATCCAGGAGGGGAATCTTCATTTCGGCCATCCTGGACAAAAGACCGGCATTCTTAAAAACCTTCTCAGTCGGCACCCAGGGCCGTCCTACGCTCTCTCCGACGGAGATTTTAGTACAGCCTTGCTCTCGCAGCAGGTCGATGACCGCCACCAAAAAGTCCAGGGCCGTTGAGCCTGGGGGGGGGTCATCGCTGTTAAAGTTGGGCTTGAGAAGAATGCGGTCTTGCGGTTTAATGGATTTATCCAATCCTCCAAGCAACGCCACAGCCTTACGGATGTCACTTTTGACATCATTACTGGTGACGACGAAAGAGACCAGGGCTTTGCCCTCCTTATGGTAAGGGTTAGGCCGACGATGGCGTAAAGCCACTGTCCCGACAACTTGTTTCTTCATCAGCGGCGGATAATCTTTGGGTCGCATCTCGCCTAAAAAGGCCTGGTATTCCTCTCGGTGAAAGATTACCTCTTCGGGCTTAAATTTCATTCCCTTTCCTCCT
Proteins encoded in this window:
- a CDS encoding DUF362 domain-containing protein, whose amino-acid sequence is MKFKPEEVIFHREEYQAFLGEMRPKDYPPLMKKQVVGTVALRHRRPNPYHKEGKALVSFVVTSNDVKSDIRKAVALLGGLDKSIKPQDRILLKPNFNSDDPPPGSTALDFLVAVIDLLREQGCTKISVGESVGRPWVPTEKVFKNAGLLSRMAEMKIPLLDFDKSQFLNVPISGEYLDLIAYPKDLESFDKIIYLPTMKTHYLAGFSMSLKLTVGMTHLADRTLLHGDNNMFVSQRAVEMSIPVKPDLIIMDGRVSFVSGGPAIGLAVHPGVVLASGDPVALDVQGVRLLQNYAAVNHLTGDAWNLPQIKTAVKHGLGIQHDGQLLLVR
- a CDS encoding enoyl-CoA hydratase-related protein: MDYEDILYEAKEGIAKIVINRPKVYNAFRVKTVDELIDAFERAEADETVGVVIFTGAGEKAFCSGGDISVMGKLTPSIGRAWLGKCLQLSNTMRWLSKPIIAAVNGYCLGGGNELNVLCDITIASETAVFGQVGPTVGSSPIWWGIQLLPRIVGEKKAREMVFLCKRYDAREAEKMGLCNKVVPADKLMEEAEAWAKRILEMSPQAIKIARASFNHALDLLLASSYAGSEMLGLTYGSAELTEGMDAFLEKRKPDFGKFRRGSSSGD